A single Equus quagga isolate Etosha38 chromosome 8, UCLA_HA_Equagga_1.0, whole genome shotgun sequence DNA region contains:
- the MACC1 gene encoding metastasis-associated in colon cancer protein 1 isoform X2, whose translation MLTSERGHFWSRGISQNRSEGNLFDMEAQKASKNCNITECPDPRLLLSWSDAFILHGNNASKATNPFWNELSASNPFLDDITQLRNNEKRENISILKEDPFLFFREIENGNSFDSSGDDLNVHQLLRQSSSRKSGRSKSVSELLDILGDTAHAPQNIHNSDEILEQDLEWLQNDREAYKMAWLSQRQLARSCLDLNTINQSPGWAQTQVAETMIVYKLNHQGGSVQLPESDITVHVPQGHVAEGEFQEVSLRAFLDPPHMLNHDLSCTVSPLLEMMLGNLNTMEAILLEMKIGAEVRKDPFSQVMTEIVCLHSLGKEGPFKVLNNCYIYKDTIQVKLIDLSQVMYLVIAVQAKATLSPAATIWDYIHKTTSIGIYGPKYIHPSFTAVFTVCGHTYMPGKLTISDVKKGGKNTSPVVFQLWGKHSFVLDKPQDLSISVFSCDADFEVKAEGERKEIKQKQLQAGEVVHQQFLFSLVDCREMHLFVFRVQVEPPNGGPVTQFFITTPDPAPHLKRLSNLPDDLQKEKEIKSAPLLPRVCVKYPTFQDKKLNFTNYGVTLKTVLRQSKIDYLLEYFKGDTVALLGQGKIKAIGQSKVKEWYVGVLRGKTGLVHCKNVKVAAKEQVISMPESVFTTKNLIEQIALPFRKLTYIYSVVLTLVSEKVYDWKVLADVLGYSHLELEDFDGLQAAKESEKVSYVVKKLKEDCHADRNTRKFLYELIVALLKMDCQGLVAHLIQEAAILTSAVKLGKDWRELAEKLVRLTKQQMEAYEIPHRGKTGDVAVEESMSTA comes from the exons ATGCTAACCAGTGAAAGAGGTCATTTTTGGTCAAGAGGAATTTCACAAAATAGATCTGAAGGAAATTTGTTTGACATGGAAGCCCAAAAAGCCTCAAAAAATTGCAATATTACAG AATGTCCAGACCCACGTTTGCTTCTCAGTTGGTCAGATGCTTTCATACTTCATGGCAATAATGCTTCCAAGGCTACAAATCCATTCTGGAATGAACTGTCTGCTTCTAACCCATTTTTGGATGACATAACTCAGCTAAGAAATAAcgagaagagagagaatatttccatcttgAAGGAagatcctttcctttttttcagagaaatagaaaacggAAATTCTTTTGATTCCTCTGGTGATGACCTTAATGTGCATCAGTTGCTTaggcagtcttcctcaaggaaatcTGGAAGATCTAAAAGTGTTTCAGAACTTTTGGACATTTTAGGTGACACAGCACACGCCCCTCAGAATATACATAACTCTGATGAGATCCTAGAACAAGATTTAGAATGGCTTCAAAATGATCGAGAGGCTTATAAAATGGCTTGGTTAAGTCAACGCCAACTGGCCCGCTCCTGCCTGGATTTGAATACAATTAATCAGAGTCCTGGATGGGCCCAAACACAAGTTGCAGAGACCATgatagtttataaattaaaccaCCAAGGAGGGTCAGTGCAATTACCTGAATCAGATATCACTGTTCATGTGCCTCAAGGCCATGTAGCAGAGGGAGAATTCCAAGAGGTATCTCTAAGGGCTTTTCTTGATCCTCCACACATGCTTAACCATGATCTTTCATGCACTGTAAGCCCACTGTTGGAAATGATGTTAGGCAACCTTAACACAATGGAAGCCATTTTGCTGGAGATGAAAATAGGGGCTGAAGTAAGAAAGGATCCTTTCAGCCAAGTCATGACAGAAATAGTGTGTTTACACAGCCTGGGTAAAGAAGGCCCTTTCAAAGTGTTAAACAACTGCTACATTTATAAAGACACCATCCAAGTCAAGCTAATAGACTTGAGTCAGGTGATGTATCTAGTGATTGCTGTGCAAGCGAAAGCTACTCTGTCGCCAGCTGCCACCATTTGGGATTACATCCACAAAACCACCTCAATTGGAATTTATGGGCCCAAATATATCCATCCCAGTTTCACTGCTGTTTTCACAGTTTGTGGACACACTTATATGCCAGGAAAGCTGACAATCTCTGATGTTAAGAAGGGTGGAAAAAACACATCTCCAGTTGTGTTTCAGCTCTGGGGGAAGCATTCATTTGTTCTTGACAAGCCACAAGATTTaagtatttctgttttttcatgtgATGCTGATTTTGAAGtaaaggcagaaggagaaaggaaagaaattaaacaaaagcaGTTGCAAGCAGGTGAAGTAGTTCatcaacaatttttattttccttagttGACTGCAGAGAAATGCACTTGTTTGTTTTCCGTGTTCAAGTGGAGCCTCCCAATGGTGGACCAGTTACTCAGTTCTTTATCACTACACCTGACCCAGCCCCACACCTAAAAAGGCTCTCAAATCTGCCAGATGAtttgcagaaggaaaaggaaatcaagTCTGCTCCTTTACTACCAAGAGTGTGTGTTAAATATCCCACATTTCAAGACAAAAAATTGAACTTCACCAACTATGGGGTAACCCTGAAGACAGTGCTAAGACAAAGCAAGATTGACTACTTACTTGAATATTTCAAAGGGGACACAGTAGCTCTGCTTGGGCAGGGTAAGATAAAAGCCATTGGGCAGTCCAAAGTGAAAGAATGGTATGTGGGAGTCCTGAGAGGTAAGACTGGACTTGTACATTGCAAAAATGTCAAGGTGGCAGCAAAGGAACAAGTAATATCTATGCCAGAGAGTGTCTTCACAACCAAGAATCTTATCGAACAAATCGCCCTCCCCTTTAGAAAACTCACTTACATCTACTCAGTTGTATTGACCTTGGTGTCAGAAAAAGTTTATGACTGGAAAGTTTTAGCTGATGTCCTGGGTTACTCGCACCTGGAACTGGAAGATTTTGATGGACTACAAGCAGctaaagaatcagaaaaagtTTCTTATGTTGTAAAGAAGTTAAAGGAAGATTGCCATGCAGACAGAAATACCAGGAAGTTTCTTTATGAACTTATTGTG GCTCTGCTGAAGATGGATTGCCAGGGGTTAGTAGCACATCTCATCCAAGAGGCTGCTATTCTGACTTCAGCTGTCAAGCTTGGAAAAGACTGGAGGGAACTAGCTGAAAAGTTAGTACGACTCACAAAGCAACAAATGGAGGCTTATGAAATTCCTCACCGAGGAAAAACTGGAGATGTTGCTGTTGAG GAATCAATGAGCACGGCTTGA
- the MACC1 gene encoding metastasis-associated in colon cancer protein 1 isoform X1 — translation MLTSERGHFWSRGISQNRSEGNLFDMEAQKASKNCNITECPDPRLLLSWSDAFILHGNNASKATNPFWNELSASNPFLDDITQLRNNEKRENISILKEDPFLFFREIENGNSFDSSGDDLNVHQLLRQSSSRKSGRSKSVSELLDILGDTAHAPQNIHNSDEILEQDLEWLQNDREAYKMAWLSQRQLARSCLDLNTINQSPGWAQTQVAETMIVYKLNHQGGSVQLPESDITVHVPQGHVAEGEFQEVSLRAFLDPPHMLNHDLSCTVSPLLEMMLGNLNTMEAILLEMKIGAEVRKDPFSQVMTEIVCLHSLGKEGPFKVLNNCYIYKDTIQVKLIDLSQVMYLVIAVQAKATLSPAATIWDYIHKTTSIGIYGPKYIHPSFTAVFTVCGHTYMPGKLTISDVKKGGKNTSPVVFQLWGKHSFVLDKPQDLSISVFSCDADFEVKAEGERKEIKQKQLQAGEVVHQQFLFSLVDCREMHLFVFRVQVEPPNGGPVTQFFITTPDPAPHLKRLSNLPDDLQKEKEIKSAPLLPRVCVKYPTFQDKKLNFTNYGVTLKTVLRQSKIDYLLEYFKGDTVALLGQGKIKAIGQSKVKEWYVGVLRGKTGLVHCKNVKVAAKEQVISMPESVFTTKNLIEQIALPFRKLTYIYSVVLTLVSEKVYDWKVLADVLGYSHLELEDFDGLQAAKESEKVSYVVKKLKEDCHADRNTRKFLYELIVALLKMDCQGLVAHLIQEAAILTSAVKLGKDWRELAEKLVRLTKQQMEAYEIPHRGKTGDVAVEMVWKPAYDFLYIWGAHHGNSCRDVLQDLQSALDRMKNPVTKQWRDLTGALILVNSLEILRATAFSTS, via the exons ATGCTAACCAGTGAAAGAGGTCATTTTTGGTCAAGAGGAATTTCACAAAATAGATCTGAAGGAAATTTGTTTGACATGGAAGCCCAAAAAGCCTCAAAAAATTGCAATATTACAG AATGTCCAGACCCACGTTTGCTTCTCAGTTGGTCAGATGCTTTCATACTTCATGGCAATAATGCTTCCAAGGCTACAAATCCATTCTGGAATGAACTGTCTGCTTCTAACCCATTTTTGGATGACATAACTCAGCTAAGAAATAAcgagaagagagagaatatttccatcttgAAGGAagatcctttcctttttttcagagaaatagaaaacggAAATTCTTTTGATTCCTCTGGTGATGACCTTAATGTGCATCAGTTGCTTaggcagtcttcctcaaggaaatcTGGAAGATCTAAAAGTGTTTCAGAACTTTTGGACATTTTAGGTGACACAGCACACGCCCCTCAGAATATACATAACTCTGATGAGATCCTAGAACAAGATTTAGAATGGCTTCAAAATGATCGAGAGGCTTATAAAATGGCTTGGTTAAGTCAACGCCAACTGGCCCGCTCCTGCCTGGATTTGAATACAATTAATCAGAGTCCTGGATGGGCCCAAACACAAGTTGCAGAGACCATgatagtttataaattaaaccaCCAAGGAGGGTCAGTGCAATTACCTGAATCAGATATCACTGTTCATGTGCCTCAAGGCCATGTAGCAGAGGGAGAATTCCAAGAGGTATCTCTAAGGGCTTTTCTTGATCCTCCACACATGCTTAACCATGATCTTTCATGCACTGTAAGCCCACTGTTGGAAATGATGTTAGGCAACCTTAACACAATGGAAGCCATTTTGCTGGAGATGAAAATAGGGGCTGAAGTAAGAAAGGATCCTTTCAGCCAAGTCATGACAGAAATAGTGTGTTTACACAGCCTGGGTAAAGAAGGCCCTTTCAAAGTGTTAAACAACTGCTACATTTATAAAGACACCATCCAAGTCAAGCTAATAGACTTGAGTCAGGTGATGTATCTAGTGATTGCTGTGCAAGCGAAAGCTACTCTGTCGCCAGCTGCCACCATTTGGGATTACATCCACAAAACCACCTCAATTGGAATTTATGGGCCCAAATATATCCATCCCAGTTTCACTGCTGTTTTCACAGTTTGTGGACACACTTATATGCCAGGAAAGCTGACAATCTCTGATGTTAAGAAGGGTGGAAAAAACACATCTCCAGTTGTGTTTCAGCTCTGGGGGAAGCATTCATTTGTTCTTGACAAGCCACAAGATTTaagtatttctgttttttcatgtgATGCTGATTTTGAAGtaaaggcagaaggagaaaggaaagaaattaaacaaaagcaGTTGCAAGCAGGTGAAGTAGTTCatcaacaatttttattttccttagttGACTGCAGAGAAATGCACTTGTTTGTTTTCCGTGTTCAAGTGGAGCCTCCCAATGGTGGACCAGTTACTCAGTTCTTTATCACTACACCTGACCCAGCCCCACACCTAAAAAGGCTCTCAAATCTGCCAGATGAtttgcagaaggaaaaggaaatcaagTCTGCTCCTTTACTACCAAGAGTGTGTGTTAAATATCCCACATTTCAAGACAAAAAATTGAACTTCACCAACTATGGGGTAACCCTGAAGACAGTGCTAAGACAAAGCAAGATTGACTACTTACTTGAATATTTCAAAGGGGACACAGTAGCTCTGCTTGGGCAGGGTAAGATAAAAGCCATTGGGCAGTCCAAAGTGAAAGAATGGTATGTGGGAGTCCTGAGAGGTAAGACTGGACTTGTACATTGCAAAAATGTCAAGGTGGCAGCAAAGGAACAAGTAATATCTATGCCAGAGAGTGTCTTCACAACCAAGAATCTTATCGAACAAATCGCCCTCCCCTTTAGAAAACTCACTTACATCTACTCAGTTGTATTGACCTTGGTGTCAGAAAAAGTTTATGACTGGAAAGTTTTAGCTGATGTCCTGGGTTACTCGCACCTGGAACTGGAAGATTTTGATGGACTACAAGCAGctaaagaatcagaaaaagtTTCTTATGTTGTAAAGAAGTTAAAGGAAGATTGCCATGCAGACAGAAATACCAGGAAGTTTCTTTATGAACTTATTGTG GCTCTGCTGAAGATGGATTGCCAGGGGTTAGTAGCACATCTCATCCAAGAGGCTGCTATTCTGACTTCAGCTGTCAAGCTTGGAAAAGACTGGAGGGAACTAGCTGAAAAGTTAGTACGACTCACAAAGCAACAAATGGAGGCTTATGAAATTCCTCACCGAGGAAAAACTGGAGATGTTGCTGTTGAG